A part of Aspergillus flavus chromosome 5, complete sequence genomic DNA contains:
- a CDS encoding beta-xylosidase, whose amino-acid sequence MSTFTNPIIPGFYSDPSCIRVGDVFYMANSSFQFFPGIPIHKSKDLINWELIGNAINRPSQISLNQATTKITTHRAENYSRVAYTPRPFDLSDPNSYSKLIYFDFHGIDLSLFFDKNGKVYVQGSWIYGYDQNPATVIRQAEIDVATGQLLTGARDIWSGATGKVPEGPHVYYKDGWYYLLIAEGGTHARHKITMARSRSIWGPFESDLANPVLTAEGSSGVVQCVGHGDLVYDKDGQWWCVMLARREYGNFYPLGRETFLTSVEWVDGEFPVFKDVKIKQRTKRQVARKTDTKWPVGVHLKSIILILSGTYTEQLNITQPGPLTLLGESNSPHNASTNSVHVRWVAATEQGIYTDNVYTSVLIVAPTLNASLTGSGPEGLAVPDGTPFGCSDFRTYNIDFRNVYAEQSAGPANALSFSRANGGFYYSGFYSYQDTVYVGKLGNAYFHSSIVAKQTDFLYGFGTAWLELCDLVLQGYGGGITAWKGTNMTYPNKFGVYVHASSINAANASVVVEQKGRCALGRPWNSGHRSIFAETYEDGTIQDSGYVLWQAPITEQTLMGVYENIGPGWNVGARREYIYSVILDKETWEECNSPAKVFLTEEGTPGNVQWIDQRIRWW is encoded by the exons ATGTCCACCTTCACAAACCCCATCATCCCCGGTTTCTATTCCGATCCATCATGTATCCGCGTAGGGGATGTCTTCTACATGGCCAACTCCagcttccagttcttcccCGGCATCCCCATTCACAAGTCCAAGGATTTGATCAACTGGGAACTGATAGGGAACGCTATCAATCGGCCCTCTCAAATCTCCCTCAATCAAGCAACAACAAAGATAACAACGCATCGCGCCGAGAATTATTCACGGGTGGCATACACGCCCCGACCATTCG ACCTCTCGGATCCAAATTCCTATAGCAAGCTTATCTACTTCGATTTTCATGGTATAGACCTAAGTCTCTTCTTCGATAAGAACGGGAAGGTTTATGTCCAGGGGAGCTGGATCTATGGATATGATCAGAATCCAGCGACGGTGATACGGCAGGCGGAAATTGATGTTGCCACTGGACAACTTCTCACTGGGGCTAGGGATATCTGGTCTGGTGCAACAGGAAAGGTGCCCGAGGGTCCACACGTCTATTACAAGGATGGATGGTATTATCTGCTGATTGCGGAGGGTGGGACTCACGCTCGACATAAAATTACTATGGCTCGGTCACGAAGTATCTGGGGTCCATTTGAAAGCGATCTAGCGAACCCTGTGTTGACGGCTGAGGGGTCAAGTGGAGTTGTTCAGTGTGTGGGACATGGGGACCTCGTCTATGATAAGGATGGGCAATGGTGGTGTGTGATGCTCGCGAGGCGGGAGTATGGGAATTTTTATCCGCTGGGAAGGGAGACGTTCCTGACAAGTGTTGAGTGGGTTGATGGGGAATTTCCTGTATTCAAGGATGTGAAAATTAAGCAGAGGACCAAACGGCAAGTTGCGAGAAAGACTGACACAAAATGGCCAGTGGGCGTTCATCTGAAGTCGATCA TCCTCATCCTTTCGGGAACCTATACGGAACAACTGAATATCACCCAGCCGGGGCCCCTGACACTGCTCGGGGAATCGAATAGCCCGCACAATGCCTCAACGAACTCTGTTCACGTCCGCTGGGTTGCAGCCACCGAGCAAGGAATCTACACGGACAATGTCTACACCAGCGTTCTGATCGTTGCGCCGACCCTCAACGCAAGTCTGACAGGGTCCGGACCCGAGGGTCTCGCCGTCCCAGATGGAACACCTTTCGGGTGTAGCGACTTCCGGACCTACAATATTGATTTCCGGAACGTCTACGCCGAACAGTCGGCCGGTCCTGCAAATGCATTGAGCTTCTCCCGTGCCAACGGCGGGTTCTATTATTCCGGGTTCTACAGTTACCAGGATACGGTATATGTTGGAAAATTGGGGAATGCTTATTTCCACTCCAGCATCGTGGCCAAACAGACTGATTTCCTGTATGGGTTTGGCACTGCATGGTTGGAACTGTGTGACTTGGTGCTTCAGGGGTATGGAGGTGGGATCACGGCTTGGAAGGGGACGAACATGACGTATCCCAATAAGTTCGGGGTTTATGTGCATGCCTCTTCAATCAATGCTGCGAATGCTTCCGTTGTGGTAGAGCAGAAGGGACGGTGTGCCCTCGGTAGACCCTGGAATAGTGGACATCGGAGTATCTTTGCGGAGACTTACGAAGATGGTACGATTCAGGATAGTGGGTATGTGCTTTGGCAGGCGCCCATTACGGAGCAAACGCTCATGGGAGTGTATGAGAATATTGGGCCTGGATGGAATGTTGGAGCACGGCGGGAATACATTTATAGTGTGATATTAGACAAAGAAACGTGGGAAGAGTGTAACTCACCGGCAAAGGTGTTTCTAACTGAGGAGGGCACGCCGGGCAATGTTCAGTGGATTGATCAACGGATCCGGTGGTGGTAG
- a CDS encoding uncharacterized protein (expressed protein) produces MTLRSISGDINPHKFRVVIVGGSIAGLTLAHALAAKKIDFVILEAREEIAPNVGASIGFTGNAHRVLDQLGVWDELAELATPIIHNYAWNDKGHQLGYTEAFKLSQVRHGYPVIFLTRQQALHVLWDKLPDKSRVLTGKKVVKMEQSTTEATVQCLDGSTYTGDIVVGADGVHSIIHKEMSRQMETIQLKDSLRSENKGMVMQYRGVFGISYSVTGIREGEMHNVFVKGASILVIGCKDHVFWIVGVKMERTYYASEALRFDPSQLEDSLAFLMNKYVCAGVQFKEVYQRTIRCNQLPLEEGMFKRWNSGRVACIGDSVHKMTPNLGQGGCCAIEDAATLANTILEIVETPEKQQVPNIETRLEFWATASKPRTRLICTLSESVIRMQSLDNVVYEITGPLFSKYYMDTFADLISDMGVGGECISFLPLPERQHTGTMPFGKRHYIGAPIIPSGRLFWTIPLLICFFLGIITSPGKAPASSSWDIYSVIADLGIFQAIWTMESARFCNVITFMSLCLPISLLAHSSVGLWRTVPAYFTVYYMFSASKRLIPDSRCIRLSYAKSMIPALIVGFYVPSLWAWSCQWSSLQLLLIPVIFSFLHRFMSSYIQDTTVEDRIQRPTADLPWIRASFALTILISGGISVCRQFEATGHPLSMTFEAILNAQTIGIGSAVIWTILELKNVSKEKKLHLPWLYIALALPLCLILVGPAATFALGWGLREEVLARDDREKALTDSVTSKAHVM; encoded by the exons ATGACATTGCGATCGATTTCAGGGGACATAAACCCTCACAAATTTAGAGTGGTCATTGTTGGCGGCTCAATCGCCGGCCTGACTCTGGCCCATGCTTTAGCTGCCAAGAAAATTGACTTTGTCATTCTCGAGGCTCGTGAGGAAATCGCTCCAAATGTTGGCGCAAGTATTGGCTTCACCGGTAACGCCCACCGGGTCCTGGACCAACTCGGTGTGTGGGATGAACTTGCGGAACTCGCAACCCCCATAATCCACAACTATGCATGGAATGATAAAGGCCATCAACTTGGTTACACGGAAGCCTTTAAGCTATCTCAAGTTCG TCATGGATACCCAGTCATTTTCCTTACGCGACAGCAAGCACTGCACGTGCTCTGGGATAAATTGCCTGACAAGAGCCGTGTCCTAACTGGTAAAAAAGTAGTGAAGATGGAGCAATCCACTACTGAAGCAACGGTGCAGTGCCTTGATGGGTCTACCTACACGGGTGATATCGTTGTTGGTGCCGATGGGGTGCATAGTATTATTCATAAAGAAATGAGTCGACAAATGGAAACGATTCAGCTGAAAGATTCATTGCGCTCTGAAAATAAGG GAATGGTCATGCAATATCGCGGTGTCTTTGGTATTTCATACTCGGTTACAGGGATCAGAGAAGGAGAGATGCACAATGTCTTTGTAAAGGGGGCTTCGATCCTTGTTATTGGCTGTAAGGACCATGTGTTTTGGATTGTTGGAGTCAAGATGGAAAGAACATACTACGCCTCAGAAGCTCTTCGTTTCGATCCGTCGCAACTGGAAGATAGCCTTGCATTTTTGATGAACAAATACGTCTGCGCAGGAGTTCAATTTAAGGAGGTATACCAGCGAACTATTCGATGTAATCAGCTGcctcttgaagaaggtaTGTTTAAACGATGGAATAGTGGAAGGGTAGCTTGTATTGGGGACTCGGTACACAAG ATGACTCCAAACCTTGGCCAAGGAGGATGTTGCGCCATAGAAGATGCCGCAACCTTGGCCAATACGATATTAGAGATTGTGGAAACCCCAGAAAAACAGCAGGTTCCAAATATCGAGACCAGACTGGAGTTCTGGGCAACTGCGAGCAAACCTAGAACGAGGCTGATCTGTACCTTGTCAGAGAGTGTGATTCGGATGCAATCGCTAGATAATGTGGTCTATGAGATTACTGGCCCACTCTTTTCCAAATACTATATGGACACCTTTGCAGATCTCATATCTGACATGGGCGTGGGTGGAGAATGCATATCTTTTCTACCTCTACCAGAACGTCAACATACCGGGACGATGCCGTTCGGAAAACGGCATTATATCGGGGCCCCCATTATACCATCCGGCCGTCTATTTTGGACTATCCCGCTTCTGATTTGCTTCTTCTTAGGCATCATTACGTCTCCGGGAAAGGCCccagcttcaagctcttgggACATTTATTCTGTGATTGCGGACTTAGGAATCTTCCAGGCTATTTGGACCATGGAAAGCGCAAGATTTTGCAATGTTATAACCTTCATGAGCTT ATGCCTTCCCATTTCACTACTAGCCCACTCAAGCGTAGGCCTATGGAGAACAGTACCCGCTTACTTTACTGTCTACTATATGTTCTCTGCATCGAAACGTCTCATTCCCGACAGCCGTTGTATACGATTATCATATGCCAAATCGATGATCCCTGCGCTGATAGTTGGCTTCTACGTACCCTCACTATGGGCTTGGAGCTGTCAATGGTCTTCGCTTCAGTTACTCCTTATACCGGTTATTTTTAGCTTCCTGCATCGCTTCATGTCCAGCTATATACAGGATACGACTGTTGAAGACAGAATACAACGTCCAACAGCCGATCTGCCGTGGATCAGGGCGTCATTTGCTTTGACAATTTTAATCTCGGGCGGCATCTCCGTATGCAGGCAATTTGAGGCCACTGGACATCCCCTCTCTATGACTTTCGAGGCGATTCTGAACGCCCAGACAATAGGTATCGGCAGCGCAGTGATCTGGACTATCTTGGAGTTAAAGAATGtgagtaaagaaaagaagctaCATCTACCCTGGTTATACATAGCTTTGGCTCTGCCTTTATGCCTTATCTTAGTCGGACCAGCAGCAACGTTTGCTTTGGGATGGGGTTTGAGAGAGGAGGTCCTGGCTAGAGATGATAGAGAGAAAGCGTTGACAGATTCCGTTACTTCTAAGGCACATGTGATGTGA
- a CDS encoding putative efflux pump antibiotic resistance protein, whose protein sequence is MTASETTRLLPENPPDLVSATKGTEDPSRSSRPQLLITIGLCLSIFCVSLDQTVLATAIPRITDEFQSLKNVGWYGSSFLFVFTATQMMWGKLYQGYTTKRMFLLGLAIFELGSLLCGIAPSSATLVAGRSIAGLGAGSINSGALFIITDTIPLNKRPVYMGFLGCVHAVTKVTGPLLGGLLTDHASWRWCFYINLPMGLVTAIVILFLVPTNQPKMAHSSLKDKIKSMDLPGSLLLICGTVALLLALQWGGSEYAWDDWRIRGLFMLSGIMLAAFAGVQVWAGDKATIPLRILCNRDMLSITLWGIFNGGAMIVFIYYLPIWYQAVEGFSATKSGLMTLPTQLGLVFCSLAGGIFVSLVGYYTPFLIASSVISTLGAALLSTLHPSSNLISSLIFQVLLSLGIGLGSQNSTLVPQVAVQKEDVVIAISSLTFVQALSSSVSLVIGQSVFHNRLVENLRVSAPSIDPSMVEKGVTMLRDTIPPEMLADVLGAFSRAITDTFHVAVVMCAFSLVGSASLRWKSIREKTVEE, encoded by the exons ATGACGGCTTCGGAAACGACCCGACTCCTACCAGAGAATCCACCGGATCTCGTCTCTGCCACCAAGGGAACTGAGGACCCATCCAGGTCATCGCGGCCGCAATTACTTATCACGATCGGTCTGTGTCTTTCAATCTTCTGCGTATCCCTG GACCAAACGGTTCTCGCGACTGCTATTCCTCGCATCACGGATGAATTCCAATCCTTGAAAAATGTCGGGTGGTACGGAAGTTCGTTTCTGTTCGTTTTCACAGCCACCCAGATGATGTGGGGAAAGTTGTATCAAGGATATACGACCAAACGGATGTTCCTTCTCGGCTTGGCTATCTTTGAGCTCGGGTCTCTTCTGTGCGGCATCGCACCGTCGTCTGCCACCTTGGTTGCGGGTCGCTCCATTGCCGGATTAGGGGCGGGGAGCATCAACTCTGGGgctctcttcatcatcaccgatACGATCCCCTTGAATAAACGACCAGTGTACATGGGCTTTCTTGGCTGTGTTCATGCAGTGACGAAAGTGACGGGTCCTTT GCTGGGCGGACTACTGACCGACCATGCCTCGTGGCGATGGTGCTTCTATATAAACCTCCCCATGGGACTGGTCACCGCGATCGTGATATTATTCCTCGTGCCCACCAATCAACCAAAAATGGCGCATTCAAGCTTGAAGGATAAAATCAAGTCGATGGATCTGCCCGGCTCCCTACTTCTGATCTGCGGGACTGTCGCCCTTCTACTGGCTCTCCAATGGGGAGGATCAGAGTATGCCTGGGACGACTGGAGAATAAGAGGCCTGTTTATGCTGTCCGGAATCATGCTGGCCGCGTTTGCCGGTGTCCAGGTCTGGGCGGGGGACAAAGCCACGATTCCACTTCGTATCCTGTGCAATCGAGATATGCTGAGCATCACCTTGTGGGGAATCTTCAACGGCGGTGCTATGATCGTCTTTATTTACTAC CTCCCGATTTGGTATCAAGCCGTCGAGGGCTTTTCCGCAACCAAATCCGGTCTCATGACTCTGCCTACGCAGTTGGGCTTGGTGTTCTGTTCGCTCGCTGGAGGAATATTCGTCTCTCTTGTGGGATACTACACCCCCTTCCTAATCGCCTCGTCCGTGATTTCTACTCTGGGAGCCGCTCTACTCAGCACTTTACATCCCTCCTCCAATCTGATATCATCCCTGATATTCCAGGTACTGCTGAGCCTCGGGATCGGACTGGGATCGCAAAACTCGACTCTCGTCCCGCAGGTCGCTGTgcaaaaagaagatgtcGTGATCGCCATCTCGAGCCTGACATTTGTGCAAGCTCTCTCCAGCTCTGTTTCGCTAGTTATTGGGCAAAGTGTCTTTCACAACCGACTCGTCGAGAATCTGCGTGTTAGTGCTCCTTCTATCGACCCGTCTATGGTCGAGAAGGGCGTCACGATGCTTCGCGATACTATCCCGCCGGAGATGTTAGCGGATGTCCTTGGGGCGTTTAGCCGCGCCATTACAGACACGTTTCATGTTGCTGTGGTGATGTGCGCTTTTTCCCTGGTTGGGTCGGCTTCGCTGCGGTGGAAATCGATCCGCGAAAAGACGGTGGAGGAATAA